A stretch of Candidatus Vicinibacter affinis DNA encodes these proteins:
- a CDS encoding HYR domain-containing protein, protein MKIQAQIKNINTGNIYTTIQSAIDDVTTLDGHTITVLAGVYAENIVVSKSVSILGPNANVDPCSGIRAAEAIIFSGLSSVSTAEIFHVAASNVTIQGFTIDGDNTTLMSGFLGTNGADLDAAEGVTVYETGVNNLKVSNNIFQNLSYFGVTLYDFPAAIPSSGHLIENNKFINLGTYDLNSGVAYWGGGVLLYNNQYAEVTHNCMDNVRIGVQTGNFHLTNPGSINFQNISNNFIAARRRGIFHNLFYGTASPFSINNNTIVGINHIDELVWDGLLIASQSVNSNVTDNNIDGSAILGKPTEGIEVWNVDILSPVIISGGDVRGVTTGVFVNNFEGYSSDAPNGAYCEISNLSINNISVGVRITDSPLSSHAGVSAVIKNDCEIFGSSNLGTGINVSGTNASVFVMDNDASIHGFQIGIEVDGSYADINNNHIYNNETGIRFINLGYGNVVGNNFNDNQDNATDLLIDLTGGMVNAAGNNWFAGDILGVNNLSQNVINAESNYWDHPSGPSSVGAGNGVMVSSNVLYCPWLNGPPPFGVETNAIASFTFSENGGPAQIANIINNGLVDPAEEIFIDICDGGNYQWNSIISNATHVHIAQVSSNGNIAGLSQSPPPTEIEQFDGTVASLNAAYFNGSTNSLNLLNPLNTGTATQVMRFYNDVDVNGDFDPSIDCYGDPIIINYIISPAPVLQTTINGLQLTANNDGLDENGTLVICNSQTNNLFFTQFIDVNNTIPSNLLKVEQSFVKNNVLFGPVNSIFALSSFSPAFSRNASLVNQLLPGTLSMSFRLFFDANDNNIFDLGDCAGDWLEYNVNVINPRLQTSLNGVIVNSNNDGIDDIASLTLCNGTTNNLTFNFFNDLNNSGVTLKAYQEILGAINVSYPFCSNCSAALASFSGATGTIGLINPLLPGSLTLRFKVFYDANNNNLIDTDECPGDWVVYSINLENPDPVCPPIQNVSCTVDLLNPDPSLVGFVNNCSGNVVHLRDVVSNQTCRDRYTLTRRYGIQISGIIVDSCSQTILVNDLTAPSVICPAPLTVFCAADVPPVDPGLIISADHCGNSGIVNSHVSDEISNQSCVNNFIVTRTYQATDVCGNTKTCTQTITVNDNVAPVSICKNILIVYLDNSGNVEILSSQLDGGSYDNCSQNGISIVASDTMFNCDDIGILSVTLTVSDVCGNQSVCNSQITVLDTTPTRIFCSNQSINLSPGECDAILNYVPLVTNSFCNANPYLNTIDSNTYMIGRPIKVGVHQVCYIVIDRAGNTASCCAQVTVNEFPNASRELACNGNVQISLDDSCEVTINADMVLEGGQYGCYDKYIIEVRPWNGGALIDRNPNKPGVQIDYRDIGKELKISIIDPRTGNSCWGKAFVEDKLAPKIICPPDAVILCSVEPIPLNTGTPLVIEKCGSFSLTFKDDIIHGSCQDGYQSIIHRTWTAIDESGNKSICVQNLTISLGDLTQVKDPHNYDDHDKPTLSCNEKRDTSKRIVNHMVNAPLCVDGYLLDSVYWNANAGQPDIYPNRRIPRILGWNWIQNQSDPNFGHPSPDDVFYPTHHAWDVQNPVCWGPDQHVMWHGTGRPSVDGCDNLALSYQDIFFDLATPGCKAGVAGCYKIVRQWTILDWCTGQVKELNQIIKVIDKIGPEIIYPDSITVNMSPWVCLGEWQVATPWIADNCSNEIHFSVEVEFGTIIGDEVTGYLAMNLPPGIQNGYIVATDCCGNVTKKQVVLNILDETPPQAVCQTRTVVSIVSSHGFDPIGKAYAVSFDDGSFDNCNPHVFFKVIRMSELLGTRNGSQSSNLISCSGLNGDDDNRVLGNQIYFDDEIKFCCEDIGKRIQVVFRVFDLNPGTGPVIPGLMNQGGFLDKHFSDCMVEVDVQDKVIPSIIPPPDVVVSCAFWFDVNNISNINDSLFGRVVSNYIDRREVKTNDVVCAQYCEPNTLTGYKGFISGNPLPKPVSNQACEFYQQLFNPTHKNNKYDLTWGFDGYIWGGCGATPRLTVQDLRHCGQGKILRIFSITGPNNIVVSATQTIWGVNCDPFYVDLKHCNDTLFSDIIWPNGVCNNSSVRINDCKADLSPDNPLLGRPQVVNHSNDHCSLIAINYSDDVFTTEVDACYKVLRKWVVIDWCQYDPHLNPGKGRWEQTQVIEVMDQTKPEVKCFAGPCEPADIKSQSGICSGHIQLTAEASDLCTKEDWLSWEYKIDLFNDNRGVLGNHDYRVGALTRKQFLLGDTVQFNFNPSADYHGNPFDASGIYPLGIHKIIWYVEDGCGNIGVCEKLFEIKDCKAPTPQCLSGIITVPMPTSQCIDIWARDLDKGSYDNCTKQENLKLYFNGDPKKTSIRVCCDDFIEAEANDELVIEVEVWVEDEEGNKDFCKTLIIIQDNQNICPNKGPIKGTITGNIRTSSGVETKPVDVMLYQNGSMMRQMSGSPYSFGDLKLNQSYQVSPDRNDDPLNGVTTNDIVKIQKHILGLAEITDPYKLLAADVNATKSITASDMAELRKLILGINSDFKHVRSWTFVPSEYKFQDPKSPWDAPRSSNLLLDRNKIADFVSIKMGDITGDSKANGAQNIFTRSSGKLNFVVNDLDLVSGEIYKIGFKSSDFKNIVGYQFTLKFDQLSLRYEGVEPGALQITESNFGSTRISDGILNTSWNADEGVTLSKNDELFILKFKAIKSGKLSNLMVITGNPTLAQAYDDKDNILEAVLTANTGKESVESGVFELLQNEPNPFSKETSIGFRLPETSVVKLTIYDATGKVISVQEIKGQKGLNQHKVSIGELNTSGVLYYQLDTPVHTATKKMVILN, encoded by the coding sequence ATGAAAATACAGGCACAAATTAAAAATATCAATACCGGTAATATTTATACCACAATTCAATCTGCAATTGATGATGTTACAACTCTAGATGGACACACCATTACTGTTTTGGCAGGAGTTTATGCAGAAAATATTGTAGTAAGCAAGTCAGTTTCAATCCTTGGACCAAACGCAAACGTCGACCCATGCAGTGGAATACGTGCTGCAGAGGCAATAATTTTTTCTGGCTTGAGCTCAGTTTCCACAGCTGAAATATTTCATGTTGCTGCTTCTAATGTTACCATACAAGGATTTACAATTGATGGAGACAACACTACTTTGATGAGTGGATTTCTTGGAACCAATGGTGCTGATCTAGATGCTGCAGAAGGGGTGACAGTTTATGAGACAGGAGTAAATAATTTGAAAGTCTCAAATAATATCTTTCAAAATTTGTCATATTTTGGAGTTACGTTGTATGATTTTCCAGCTGCTATTCCTTCGAGCGGGCACTTAATTGAAAATAATAAATTCATTAATTTAGGAACCTATGACCTTAACTCTGGCGTAGCCTATTGGGGAGGTGGAGTGTTGTTGTATAATAACCAATATGCTGAAGTTACCCATAATTGCATGGATAATGTTCGCATAGGGGTTCAAACTGGTAATTTTCATCTTACAAATCCAGGTTCAATAAACTTCCAAAATATTTCTAACAATTTTATTGCAGCAAGAAGGCGAGGAATTTTTCATAATTTATTTTATGGCACTGCTTCACCTTTTTCAATCAATAATAATACAATAGTCGGCATTAATCATATTGATGAATTAGTTTGGGATGGACTATTAATTGCTTCTCAATCTGTAAATTCAAATGTAACTGATAATAACATAGACGGAAGTGCAATATTGGGGAAACCCACAGAAGGAATTGAAGTTTGGAATGTTGATATTTTAAGTCCGGTTATTATAAGTGGAGGTGATGTCAGGGGTGTGACTACAGGAGTATTTGTAAATAATTTTGAAGGATACAGTTCCGATGCGCCAAATGGTGCTTATTGTGAAATAAGTAATTTAAGTATCAATAATATTTCTGTCGGGGTGAGAATAACAGATAGCCCTTTAAGTTCTCATGCAGGAGTATCAGCTGTCATTAAAAATGATTGTGAAATCTTTGGTTCTTCAAACTTAGGAACTGGTATAAATGTTTCGGGAACGAATGCCAGCGTTTTTGTAATGGACAACGATGCTTCTATTCATGGATTTCAAATCGGTATAGAGGTAGATGGTTCCTATGCTGATATAAACAATAATCACATTTATAATAATGAAACAGGAATACGTTTTATTAATCTTGGTTATGGAAATGTTGTAGGTAATAATTTTAATGATAATCAAGATAATGCGACAGATCTCCTGATTGATCTAACAGGTGGTATGGTAAATGCTGCCGGCAACAATTGGTTTGCAGGGGACATTCTTGGAGTTAATAACTTAAGCCAGAATGTAATTAATGCTGAATCTAATTATTGGGATCATCCATCAGGGCCATCTTCTGTTGGAGCGGGTAATGGGGTAATGGTATCTTCTAATGTATTGTATTGTCCATGGTTAAATGGACCGCCGCCTTTTGGGGTAGAAACAAATGCAATCGCAAGTTTTACATTTTCCGAAAATGGGGGACCGGCTCAAATAGCAAATATTATTAACAATGGTTTAGTAGATCCTGCAGAAGAAATATTTATTGATATTTGTGATGGAGGTAATTATCAATGGAACTCAATTATTTCCAATGCAACTCATGTACATATAGCACAGGTTTCTTCTAATGGAAATATTGCTGGACTGAGTCAAAGTCCACCACCTACTGAAATTGAACAGTTTGATGGTACAGTAGCTTCATTAAATGCTGCTTATTTTAATGGATCAACTAATTCCTTAAATTTATTAAATCCTCTTAACACAGGGACGGCAACACAAGTGATGAGATTTTATAATGATGTTGATGTGAACGGCGATTTCGACCCTTCAATTGATTGTTATGGAGATCCAATAATTATTAATTATATTATTTCACCGGCCCCAGTATTACAAACAACAATTAATGGATTACAACTCACCGCGAACAATGATGGTTTGGATGAAAATGGTACGTTAGTTATCTGTAATTCTCAAACAAATAATTTATTTTTTACTCAATTTATTGATGTTAATAATACCATTCCATCAAACTTGCTAAAAGTTGAACAGTCATTTGTAAAAAATAATGTTTTATTTGGCCCCGTAAATTCCATATTTGCGTTATCCTCCTTTTCACCAGCGTTCAGTAGAAATGCTTCATTAGTGAACCAACTATTACCTGGAACATTGAGTATGAGTTTCAGGTTGTTTTTTGATGCAAATGATAACAATATTTTCGATTTGGGTGATTGCGCTGGAGATTGGTTGGAATACAATGTTAATGTTATTAACCCACGATTGCAGACGTCTCTAAACGGCGTGATAGTAAATAGTAATAATGACGGGATTGATGATATTGCTAGTTTGACTCTTTGCAATGGTACAACAAACAATCTGACGTTTAATTTCTTTAATGATCTTAACAATTCAGGTGTAACATTAAAGGCTTACCAGGAAATTTTAGGAGCTATAAATGTCTCATATCCATTTTGTTCAAATTGCTCGGCTGCCCTGGCTTCATTTAGTGGTGCGACTGGAACCATTGGCTTAATAAACCCTTTACTTCCTGGTTCACTCACTCTTAGGTTTAAGGTTTTTTATGATGCGAATAATAATAATTTGATAGATACTGATGAGTGTCCAGGAGATTGGGTAGTTTACAGTATCAATTTAGAAAATCCGGATCCGGTTTGTCCACCTATACAAAATGTCTCATGTACGGTAGATCTTTTAAATCCGGACCCTTCTTTGGTAGGCTTTGTCAATAACTGCTCTGGTAATGTCGTGCACTTAAGAGATGTTGTATCAAATCAAACTTGTCGTGACAGGTATACTTTAACGAGACGCTATGGAATTCAAATTTCTGGTATTATAGTGGATAGTTGTTCACAAACTATTTTAGTGAATGATTTAACTGCACCAAGTGTGATTTGCCCAGCCCCCTTGACTGTATTTTGTGCGGCCGATGTTCCACCCGTGGACCCAGGATTAATTATTTCGGCAGATCATTGCGGTAATTCAGGCATTGTAAATTCACATGTAAGTGATGAAATCAGCAATCAAAGTTGTGTAAACAATTTTATTGTTACAAGAACTTATCAAGCAACTGATGTATGTGGAAATACGAAGACTTGCACCCAGACTATTACTGTGAATGATAATGTTGCACCGGTATCAATTTGCAAAAACATATTGATTGTTTATTTGGACAACTCCGGTAACGTGGAAATTTTGAGTTCTCAATTAGATGGGGGAAGTTATGATAATTGTAGCCAAAATGGAATATCAATTGTGGCAAGCGATACCATGTTCAATTGCGACGATATTGGTATTTTAAGCGTTACATTAACCGTATCCGACGTATGTGGAAATCAATCCGTCTGTAATTCTCAAATTACAGTTTTGGATACTACACCTACCAGAATATTTTGTAGCAACCAATCAATAAATCTTTCACCCGGAGAATGTGATGCAATTCTTAATTATGTACCCTTAGTAACCAATTCTTTTTGTAATGCCAATCCATATTTAAATACAATTGATTCAAATACATACATGATAGGTAGACCCATTAAGGTAGGAGTACATCAGGTATGTTATATAGTGATTGATCGTGCAGGCAATACTGCAAGTTGTTGTGCTCAGGTAACTGTAAACGAGTTTCCAAATGCAAGCAGAGAATTGGCATGCAATGGAAACGTTCAAATAAGTCTTGACGATTCTTGCGAAGTGACCATCAACGCAGACATGGTACTTGAAGGTGGCCAATATGGTTGTTATGACAAATATATAATTGAGGTAAGACCTTGGAATGGCGGAGCATTAATTGACCGTAATCCAAATAAACCCGGAGTACAGATTGATTATAGGGATATTGGTAAGGAACTTAAAATTTCCATAATCGACCCTAGAACAGGAAACAGTTGTTGGGGCAAGGCATTTGTTGAAGACAAGTTGGCTCCTAAGATTATTTGCCCTCCAGATGCAGTTATTTTATGCAGCGTAGAGCCAATTCCATTGAATACAGGAACACCGTTAGTCATTGAAAAATGTGGCTCTTTTTCACTTACTTTTAAAGATGATATAATTCATGGGTCTTGCCAGGATGGGTACCAAAGCATCATCCACAGAACTTGGACTGCTATTGATGAATCTGGCAATAAATCAATTTGTGTTCAAAACTTAACCATAAGTTTAGGGGACTTGACACAAGTTAAAGATCCACATAATTACGATGATCATGACAAACCAACCTTGTCTTGCAATGAAAAAAGAGACACATCAAAGAGGATAGTAAATCACATGGTTAATGCACCACTATGTGTTGATGGGTATTTGCTTGATTCAGTTTACTGGAATGCAAATGCTGGTCAACCTGATATTTACCCAAATAGAAGAATTCCACGAATTTTAGGATGGAACTGGATTCAGAATCAATCGGATCCAAATTTTGGACACCCTAGTCCTGATGATGTATTTTATCCTACTCATCACGCGTGGGATGTTCAAAATCCTGTTTGTTGGGGTCCTGACCAACACGTCATGTGGCATGGTACTGGCCGGCCATCAGTTGACGGTTGTGACAATCTTGCGCTTTCCTATCAGGACATATTTTTTGACTTGGCTACTCCAGGCTGTAAAGCCGGTGTTGCTGGTTGTTATAAAATTGTCAGACAATGGACAATTCTTGATTGGTGTACCGGTCAGGTAAAAGAATTAAATCAGATTATTAAAGTTATTGATAAAATTGGTCCTGAAATTATATATCCAGATAGCATCACCGTTAATATGAGCCCATGGGTGTGTTTAGGAGAATGGCAGGTAGCTACACCTTGGATTGCTGATAATTGCAGCAATGAAATTCATTTTTCTGTAGAAGTAGAATTTGGAACCATTATCGGTGATGAGGTGACTGGATATCTGGCAATGAATTTACCACCAGGAATTCAGAATGGATACATTGTGGCGACTGACTGTTGTGGCAATGTCACAAAAAAACAAGTTGTCTTAAATATTTTGGATGAAACTCCACCACAAGCTGTTTGTCAAACCAGAACAGTGGTGAGTATTGTGTCAAGCCATGGATTTGATCCAATCGGTAAGGCTTATGCAGTTTCTTTTGATGATGGATCTTTTGACAACTGTAATCCGCATGTATTTTTTAAAGTAATCAGAATGTCTGAATTATTGGGAACCCGGAATGGTTCGCAGAGTTCCAATCTAATTTCTTGCAGTGGTTTAAATGGAGATGATGATAATAGAGTATTAGGAAATCAAATATATTTCGATGATGAAATCAAATTCTGTTGTGAGGATATCGGAAAGAGAATACAGGTTGTTTTTAGAGTTTTTGATTTAAATCCAGGAACAGGACCTGTTATTCCAGGATTGATGAATCAGGGTGGATTTCTGGACAAACATTTTAGCGACTGTATGGTGGAAGTTGATGTACAGGATAAAGTAATTCCAAGTATTATACCTCCTCCTGATGTAGTCGTAAGTTGTGCGTTTTGGTTCGATGTGAACAACATTTCGAATATAAATGATTCACTTTTTGGACGTGTGGTCAGTAATTATATTGATAGAAGAGAAGTTAAAACAAACGATGTGGTATGCGCTCAATATTGTGAGCCAAATACACTTACGGGTTACAAAGGGTTCATATCAGGAAATCCGCTTCCAAAACCAGTATCCAATCAGGCCTGTGAGTTTTATCAACAATTATTTAATCCTACCCATAAGAATAATAAATACGACTTGACATGGGGTTTTGATGGTTATATATGGGGAGGCTGTGGTGCAACGCCAAGACTGACGGTGCAAGATCTCAGGCACTGTGGTCAAGGAAAGATTTTACGTATATTCAGTATTACCGGTCCTAACAATATTGTAGTCTCAGCAACTCAAACCATTTGGGGAGTCAATTGTGACCCATTTTATGTAGATCTGAAACATTGCAACGATACTTTGTTTTCTGACATTATTTGGCCAAACGGAGTTTGCAACAATAGTTCTGTGAGAATTAATGATTGCAAAGCAGATTTAAGCCCCGATAATCCATTGTTGGGCAGACCACAGGTGGTGAATCATTCCAATGACCATTGTTCATTAATTGCAATTAATTACTCAGATGATGTTTTCACAACTGAAGTAGATGCTTGCTATAAAGTATTAAGAAAGTGGGTGGTTATTGATTGGTGTCAGTATGATCCTCATCTTAATCCTGGCAAAGGTCGTTGGGAACAAACTCAGGTTATAGAAGTAATGGATCAAACAAAGCCTGAAGTAAAATGCTTTGCGGGTCCTTGCGAACCAGCCGATATTAAATCCCAGTCGGGAATATGTTCAGGGCATATCCAACTTACAGCTGAAGCTAGTGATTTGTGCACCAAGGAAGATTGGTTGTCCTGGGAGTATAAAATTGATTTATTTAATGATAACAGAGGTGTATTGGGTAATCATGATTACAGAGTTGGTGCTCTGACCCGAAAACAATTTCTACTTGGTGATACTGTTCAATTTAATTTTAACCCTTCAGCGGATTATCATGGAAATCCATTTGATGCAAGCGGTATTTATCCATTAGGTATTCATAAAATTATTTGGTATGTGGAGGATGGTTGTGGAAATATTGGTGTTTGTGAAAAGTTATTTGAAATCAAAGACTGCAAAGCACCAACACCACAATGCCTGAGTGGAATCATTACTGTTCCAATGCCAACTTCCCAATGTATTGATATTTGGGCGAGGGATTTGGATAAGGGTAGTTACGATAACTGTACCAAACAAGAAAATTTGAAATTGTATTTTAATGGTGATCCAAAAAAGACAAGTATTCGGGTATGTTGTGATGATTTTATAGAAGCTGAAGCAAACGATGAATTGGTAATTGAAGTAGAAGTATGGGTGGAAGATGAAGAGGGAAATAAGGATTTCTGTAAAACACTAATCATTATTCAAGACAATCAGAATATTTGTCCCAACAAAGGTCCAATAAAAGGTACCATCACTGGAAATATCAGAACCTCATCCGGAGTGGAAACAAAACCAGTTGATGTAATGCTTTATCAAAATGGTTCAATGATGCGTCAAATGTCTGGAAGTCCTTACAGTTTTGGCGATTTGAAACTAAATCAATCCTATCAAGTCAGCCCGGATCGTAATGACGATCCTTTGAATGGGGTTACAACAAACGACATTGTAAAAATTCAAAAACATATTTTGGGCTTGGCAGAAATCACAGATCCATACAAGTTGTTGGCTGCTGATGTAAACGCCACTAAAAGCATAACAGCTTCGGACATGGCAGAACTTAGAAAATTGATTTTAGGAATCAATAGTGACTTTAAACATGTAAGGAGTTGGACTTTTGTTCCATCGGAATATAAGTTTCAAGATCCAAAGTCACCATGGGATGCGCCAAGAAGCTCTAATTTGTTATTGGATCGCAATAAGATTGCTGACTTTGTTTCCATAAAAATGGGAGACATTACCGGGGACTCTAAGGCCAATGGAGCTCAGAATATTTTTACCAGATCATCTGGAAAACTAAATTTTGTAGTTAATGATTTGGATTTAGTATCCGGTGAAATTTATAAAATAGGGTTTAAATCATCAGATTTTAAAAATATTGTTGGTTACCAGTTTACTTTAAAATTTGATCAGCTGAGTTTAAGGTATGAAGGTGTTGAGCCAGGAGCATTACAAATCACTGAATCAAATTTTGGATCGACAAGAATATCAGATGGTATCCTTAATACCAGTTGGAATGCTGATGAAGGAGTTACCTTAAGCAAGAATGACGAGTTGTTTATTCTGAAATTTAAGGCTATAAAAAGTGGTAAACTGAGCAATTTGATGGTGATTACCGGAAACCCTACCTTGGCACAAGCGTATGACGACAAGGATAACATTCTTGAAGCTGTATTGACCGCTAATACCGGTAAAGAAAGTGTGGAAAGCGGTGTGTTTGAATTATTACAAAACGAACCAAATCCGTTTAGTAAAGAGACCAGCATAGGCTTTAGATTGCCGGAGACATCAGTAGTTAAATTAACCATTTATGATGCAACGGGTAAGGTCATTAGTGTTCAAGAGATCAAGGGACAAAAAGGACTCAACCAACACAAAGTGAGCATTGGCGAGTTAAATACATCTGGGGTTTTATATTATCAATTGGATACACCTGTTCATACTGCGACGAAAAAAATGGTAATATTAAACTAA